In Brevibacillus brevis, a genomic segment contains:
- a CDS encoding MurR/RpiR family transcriptional regulator, whose product MSFEQLVKDSFAQLSSGQKKVAEYLLTNIEKVAFYTAVQIGREAEVSETTVIRFAYALGFRGFSEMQAAIQQHVLENSSSRFAGPSQPMGEDANIFARVIERDIAILRQTLHQLNQQDVWRAVDWLMEADQVLIVGYRASYAAAHWFSFMMSVIRKNVLLIPFTGEVEERMISLTEKSVVVIISFPRYTKETIRVAETSKRMGAKIIAATDRLLSPVSRISDITFTTDINIESGHYSNAAVIHLLNLLLAGIEQKNSKETQTRMKKLEQLYSNWGVFEE is encoded by the coding sequence ATGTCATTCGAACAGCTCGTTAAGGATTCGTTTGCGCAATTGTCCTCGGGGCAAAAGAAAGTCGCGGAATACTTGCTCACCAATATCGAAAAGGTAGCGTTTTATACGGCGGTGCAGATCGGACGGGAAGCGGAGGTCAGCGAGACGACGGTGATTCGCTTCGCCTACGCGCTGGGGTTCCGCGGTTTTTCGGAAATGCAGGCGGCGATTCAGCAGCACGTCTTGGAGAACAGCAGCTCCCGTTTTGCCGGGCCTTCACAGCCGATGGGGGAGGATGCGAACATCTTCGCGCGCGTGATCGAACGGGACATCGCGATCTTGCGCCAAACGCTGCACCAGCTGAATCAGCAAGACGTCTGGAGGGCTGTCGACTGGCTGATGGAGGCAGACCAGGTGCTCATCGTCGGCTATCGCGCGTCTTATGCTGCGGCGCATTGGTTTAGCTTCATGATGAGCGTGATCCGGAAAAATGTGCTGCTCATTCCTTTCACGGGCGAGGTGGAGGAGCGCATGATCAGCTTGACGGAGAAGTCGGTGGTCGTGATCATCTCCTTTCCGCGCTATACGAAAGAGACGATCCGGGTAGCCGAAACGAGCAAGCGGATGGGGGCAAAAATCATTGCAGCGACAGACCGGCTCCTGTCGCCCGTCAGCCGCATCTCCGACATCACCTTTACGACCGACATCAATATCGAATCCGGACACTACTCGAATGCCGCGGTGATCCATCTGCTCAATCTGCTGTTAGCCGGCATCGAGCAAAAAAACAGCAAGGAGACCCAAACGAGAATGAAAAAGCTGGAGCAGCTGTACTCCAACTGGGGCGTATTCGAGGAATAA
- a CDS encoding ABC transporter substrate-binding protein, which yields MKKSWLSVVWIALLAVAIGLSGCSQSSSSGTGGSKELVVAFDSDVPTMDPHMHNEPNAITTNWHIFDSLLFLSRDLKIEPGLAESYEQKDELTWIFKLRKGVTFHNGEEFNADAVKFSLERVLNEKQKSPQRGNISAIAAVNVIDPYTVEIKTKEPYNLLPHRLFYLSIVPPKYVQEVGDQEFAQKPVGTGPYKFVEWVKGDKIVLEANENYFKGAPKIGKVTFRIIPEVATQIAELQSGGVDVIRMVPPDMLAQIEGNATIKVASTPLLRVYYMAFDTKKKPFDDVRVRQAMNHAVDIDKIIGKVLGGKAVRTPAGVNPTHFGFDESIKPYEYSPEKAKALLKEAGYADGFETELHYFTPGIGQQITDAVISDLSKVGIKAKAKFYPESSSFVEKQRAGDLPFRLGHWGSYSVYDADAILQPMFDSQGVYGKYFHTPELDKLIGEARSSVDQEKRKALYSQAQQLLYKEAPWIFLFSPMDNQAYNAKLQFQPRADERIYAYEIDRTE from the coding sequence ATGAAAAAAAGTTGGTTGTCCGTTGTATGGATCGCCCTGCTGGCAGTCGCGATCGGCCTCTCGGGCTGTTCGCAATCGTCATCGTCGGGAACGGGAGGCAGCAAGGAGCTGGTGGTCGCTTTCGACTCGGACGTTCCTACCATGGATCCGCACATGCACAATGAGCCGAATGCCATCACGACGAACTGGCATATCTTTGACTCGCTGCTCTTCCTCTCCCGCGATTTGAAGATCGAGCCGGGACTGGCGGAGAGCTACGAGCAAAAGGACGAGCTTACCTGGATCTTCAAGCTTCGCAAGGGCGTGACCTTTCACAACGGGGAGGAATTCAATGCGGACGCCGTCAAGTTTTCGCTGGAGCGCGTCCTGAACGAAAAACAGAAAAGTCCGCAGCGCGGAAACATCAGTGCGATCGCGGCAGTGAACGTGATCGACCCGTATACCGTCGAAATCAAGACGAAAGAGCCGTACAACCTGCTTCCGCACCGTCTGTTCTATCTCAGTATCGTTCCGCCGAAGTACGTACAGGAGGTCGGGGATCAGGAATTCGCGCAAAAACCGGTCGGGACAGGCCCGTACAAGTTCGTCGAGTGGGTGAAAGGGGACAAGATCGTCCTGGAAGCCAACGAAAACTACTTTAAAGGCGCCCCGAAAATCGGAAAAGTAACCTTCCGCATCATTCCGGAAGTCGCGACCCAAATCGCCGAGCTGCAAAGCGGCGGCGTGGACGTCATCCGCATGGTGCCGCCTGACATGCTGGCGCAAATCGAGGGCAATGCAACCATCAAGGTAGCATCGACTCCTTTGCTGCGGGTCTACTACATGGCTTTCGACACGAAGAAAAAGCCGTTTGACGATGTGCGTGTAAGACAAGCCATGAACCATGCCGTAGACATCGATAAAATCATCGGAAAAGTGCTGGGCGGCAAGGCGGTTCGCACGCCGGCCGGAGTGAACCCTACCCACTTTGGATTCGATGAAAGCATCAAGCCGTACGAATACTCTCCGGAAAAAGCCAAAGCGCTTCTGAAAGAGGCCGGGTATGCAGATGGATTCGAGACGGAACTCCACTACTTCACCCCGGGAATCGGGCAGCAGATCACGGATGCGGTGATCTCCGACTTGAGCAAGGTCGGCATCAAGGCGAAAGCCAAGTTTTATCCGGAATCGAGCTCGTTTGTGGAAAAACAGCGGGCGGGTGACCTGCCGTTCCGTTTGGGGCACTGGGGCAGCTATTCCGTCTACGATGCCGATGCCATTCTCCAGCCGATGTTCGACAGCCAGGGCGTGTACGGCAAGTACTTTCACACGCCGGAGCTGGACAAGCTCATTGGCGAGGCCAGATCGTCCGTCGATCAGGAGAAGCGCAAGGCCCTCTACAGCCAGGCCCAGCAGCTGCTGTACAAGGAAGCGCCGTGGATTTTCCTGTTCTCGCCGATGGACAACCAGGCGTACAATGCCAAGCTGCAATTCCAGCCGCGCGCGGACGAACGCATCTACGCCTATGAGATCGACAGAACGGAATAA
- a CDS encoding ABC transporter permease — MGSFLKQCLRIVLVLFGISSIAFFLIHLSGDPVLLMLPPEATQEEVDAFRHQMGFDKPLSEQYVQFLAQAVKGDFGESLKFHQPSLDVVLERIPATLELTLFATLLSIVIAIPLGIYSAVNRNSLSENLVTVAVFLGQSMPIFWTGIMLMLLFGVKLHWLPVSGRGSWEHLIMPAFTLAVWVAPTTLRIVRSNMLEVLQQDYIRTARSKGLGEKVVIYKHALKNAAIPIITVIGFQIGKLLGGAVVTETVFAWPGVGQLVVKAIYTADYPLVQACVVVLALIVAAMNFGVDSMYRYLNPKIKSG; from the coding sequence TTGGGATCTTTCCTCAAGCAATGTTTGCGGATCGTCCTCGTTTTGTTTGGGATCTCGAGCATCGCGTTTTTTCTCATTCATCTATCAGGAGATCCGGTGCTCTTGATGCTGCCGCCCGAAGCGACACAGGAGGAAGTCGATGCGTTTCGCCATCAGATGGGCTTCGACAAACCTTTGTCCGAGCAGTACGTCCAGTTTTTGGCGCAGGCAGTCAAGGGCGATTTCGGTGAGTCGCTCAAATTTCATCAGCCTTCGCTGGATGTCGTGCTGGAGCGCATACCGGCGACGCTGGAGCTTACGCTGTTTGCCACGCTGCTGAGTATTGTGATTGCAATTCCGCTAGGCATTTACTCTGCCGTCAACCGAAACTCCTTATCGGAAAACCTGGTGACCGTGGCTGTCTTTCTGGGGCAGTCCATGCCGATCTTTTGGACGGGCATCATGCTCATGCTCTTGTTTGGAGTAAAGCTGCACTGGCTTCCCGTCTCGGGCAGAGGGAGCTGGGAGCATTTGATCATGCCGGCATTTACGCTCGCCGTCTGGGTGGCGCCGACAACTCTGCGGATCGTCCGCTCGAACATGCTGGAAGTGCTGCAGCAAGATTATATCCGTACGGCTCGGTCCAAGGGCCTCGGAGAAAAAGTGGTCATTTACAAGCACGCCCTGAAAAATGCGGCAATCCCCATCATTACCGTCATCGGGTTTCAGATTGGCAAACTGCTGGGCGGGGCCGTCGTGACAGAAACGGTATTTGCCTGGCCGGGAGTCGGTCAGCTCGTCGTCAAGGCCATTTACACCGCTGACTATCCGCTCGTACAGGCATGCGTCGTTGTCTTGGCCTTGATCGTGGCTGCCATGAATTTCGGGGTCGACTCGATGTATCGCTATCTCAATCCGAAAATCAAATCTGGCTAA
- a CDS encoding ABC transporter permease yields MSNAGVQTAPHPAAETPRPAVPEWKRKVRKFVKNPIGIIGLIMLVVITLISIAAPLLTSHDPIEVNLDNKLKPPAWQEGGSWEHWLGTDEVGRDVWARLVYGSRVSLSVGFFAVVISLTIGTALGILAGYFRGKTDFAISTVVDIMMAFPFILLALATIAVMGPSLLNMILVLGLTDWTQYARLVRGDVIGLREQEFIQAGYALGSKHWRMIWRHLLPNCLPSVIVLATLAMARAILMESSLSFLGLGVSSPTPSWGFMMSTGRPYIATAWWLATLPGIAILITVLGINLAGDRIRDMLDPKVD; encoded by the coding sequence ATGAGCAACGCTGGGGTACAAACCGCTCCCCATCCGGCCGCGGAAACGCCGAGACCGGCCGTGCCCGAATGGAAGCGAAAGGTTCGGAAGTTCGTGAAAAACCCGATTGGCATCATCGGTCTGATCATGCTGGTAGTCATTACCCTGATCTCGATTGCAGCACCGCTATTGACCAGCCATGATCCGATCGAGGTCAATCTGGACAACAAGCTGAAGCCGCCTGCCTGGCAGGAAGGGGGATCGTGGGAACACTGGCTCGGGACGGATGAGGTCGGACGGGACGTTTGGGCCCGTCTCGTGTACGGGTCGCGCGTATCGCTCTCCGTTGGCTTTTTTGCCGTCGTGATTTCCCTGACGATCGGTACGGCGCTGGGGATCCTGGCCGGGTACTTTCGCGGCAAGACGGATTTTGCCATTTCCACTGTCGTCGATATCATGATGGCGTTTCCGTTTATCCTGCTTGCCCTGGCTACGATCGCCGTCATGGGACCGAGCCTCTTGAATATGATATTGGTTTTGGGGCTGACGGACTGGACCCAGTACGCCCGACTGGTGCGTGGGGATGTCATCGGCTTGCGTGAACAGGAATTCATTCAAGCGGGCTACGCCTTGGGCAGCAAGCATTGGCGGATGATCTGGCGGCACCTCTTGCCGAACTGTCTCCCATCCGTCATTGTGCTCGCAACGCTGGCGATGGCGCGGGCCATCCTGATGGAGTCGTCTCTCAGCTTTCTCGGGCTTGGCGTCAGCTCGCCCACACCGAGCTGGGGCTTCATGATGAGCACAGGGCGGCCATACATCGCCACGGCATGGTGGCTGGCGACGCTTCCCGGCATCGCGATTTTGATAACGGTGCTGGGCATCAACCTCGCCGGCGACCGGATCCGGGACATGCTGGATCCGAAGGTTGACTAA
- the menC gene encoding o-succinylbenzoate synthase: MKVEKIVLRKMRMSLKFPFTTSFGTQQVRDFILVEAHTPDLVGYGECVVSGQPFYSEETVGTAWHMLEDFLVPKIFEQGDIAHPDQVSELFAPIRRNNMAKSALDAAYWDLYAKEQGIPLAKALGGTKDKIEVGVSLGIEKDINDLFRNVEKHLELGYRRMKIKIAPGKDVQVIRALRERFGSIPMMADANSAYTLADIETLRQLDEFDLMMIEQPLAHDDIIDHATLQKALKTPICLDESIHSYEDARKAIELGSTRIINIKVGRIGGLSETKRIHDLCQQHGIPVWCGGMLESGIGRAHNVAVTALPNFTLPGDTAGSSRYWEEDIISPWVEVDAEGMITVPDAPGIGFAPDREKIEKFTTASKVVTRG; this comes from the coding sequence ATGAAAGTGGAAAAAATCGTTTTGCGAAAAATGAGAATGAGCTTGAAGTTTCCGTTTACGACGAGCTTTGGCACGCAGCAGGTCCGGGATTTTATTCTGGTGGAGGCACACACCCCCGACCTGGTCGGATACGGGGAATGCGTCGTCTCGGGGCAGCCTTTTTACAGCGAAGAAACCGTCGGTACGGCGTGGCATATGCTCGAGGATTTCCTCGTCCCGAAGATTTTCGAGCAGGGCGACATCGCGCATCCCGATCAAGTGAGCGAGCTGTTCGCCCCGATCCGCCGCAACAACATGGCGAAGTCCGCGCTGGACGCAGCTTACTGGGACTTGTATGCAAAGGAACAGGGAATCCCGCTCGCCAAAGCGCTGGGGGGAACGAAAGACAAGATCGAAGTGGGCGTCAGCTTGGGGATCGAAAAGGACATCAATGATCTCTTCCGCAACGTAGAAAAGCATTTGGAGCTGGGCTATCGCCGGATGAAGATCAAAATTGCCCCGGGCAAGGACGTTCAGGTCATTCGCGCGCTGCGGGAGCGATTCGGCAGCATCCCGATGATGGCGGACGCCAACTCCGCTTATACGCTTGCGGATATCGAAACGCTCCGGCAGCTCGACGAGTTCGATTTGATGATGATCGAGCAGCCGCTTGCGCACGACGACATCATCGACCATGCCACTTTGCAAAAGGCATTGAAAACGCCGATTTGTCTGGACGAGAGCATCCATTCGTACGAGGATGCCCGCAAAGCGATAGAACTGGGAAGCACCCGCATCATCAACATCAAAGTGGGGCGCATCGGCGGATTGTCGGAAACGAAACGGATCCATGATCTGTGCCAGCAGCACGGGATTCCGGTCTGGTGCGGCGGCATGCTGGAATCAGGAATTGGCCGTGCGCACAACGTGGCCGTGACTGCTTTGCCGAACTTCACCCTGCCCGGGGATACAGCGGGATCGTCCCGTTACTGGGAAGAAGACATTATTTCGCCATGGGTGGAGGTCGATGCGGAGGGCATGATCACCGTTCCGGACGCGCCGGGGATCGGTTTTGCCCCTGATCGGGAGAAGATCGAGAAATTTACGACGGCAAGCAAAGTCGTCACGAGAGGGTAG
- a CDS encoding M20 peptidase aminoacylase family protein: MSVQAVCDDLAGKQREIIRTYEELHQLAEPSWQEEKTSGYLAARLRQAGLAVRTYSGHFGLTVDIAGEEEGIVGLRADMDALVQEVNGQVQPNHSCGHDGHSTMVLYAALAIASAGIRPKKTIRFLFQPAEEKVGGALQMMKDGALDGVNVLFGVHLRPIMELENGTAAPAILHGASASVHGTIFGLQAHASRPERGKNVIETAALLVQVLQNVRLKEGCPFSVKMTQFTAGGETSNVIPDRATFKLDVRAQTNEGMDELLEKLKHLFYHVGSLTESRIEWSLPGGVPAATFNDDAAKIMRDAISRVLGAENVASPCISPGGEDFHFYTKQKPEMAGTMLGLGCGLYPGLHHPEMKFDKTALTAGAQILATAVLLAAGEEEG, translated from the coding sequence ATGAGCGTACAAGCGGTTTGTGACGATCTGGCGGGGAAACAGAGGGAAATCATCCGGACGTACGAAGAGCTGCACCAGCTGGCAGAGCCGAGCTGGCAGGAAGAAAAGACGTCGGGCTACCTGGCTGCCCGATTGCGGCAAGCGGGACTCGCTGTCCGTACCTATTCCGGCCATTTTGGATTGACCGTAGATATCGCAGGGGAGGAAGAGGGGATCGTCGGCCTGCGTGCCGACATGGACGCCCTGGTGCAGGAGGTGAACGGACAGGTGCAGCCCAATCATTCCTGCGGCCACGACGGGCACAGTACGATGGTTCTCTATGCGGCACTGGCTATAGCGTCTGCGGGCATTCGACCGAAAAAGACCATCCGCTTTCTCTTTCAGCCAGCGGAGGAAAAAGTGGGCGGAGCCTTGCAGATGATGAAAGACGGTGCGCTGGACGGGGTCAACGTCCTGTTCGGTGTCCACCTCCGCCCGATCATGGAGCTCGAAAACGGAACGGCAGCCCCTGCCATTCTGCACGGGGCAAGCGCATCGGTTCACGGGACGATCTTTGGCCTGCAGGCGCATGCGTCACGCCCCGAGCGCGGCAAAAACGTCATCGAGACCGCAGCCTTGCTGGTACAAGTGCTGCAAAATGTCCGCTTGAAAGAGGGCTGCCCCTTTTCCGTGAAAATGACGCAATTTACAGCGGGCGGCGAGACGTCCAATGTCATTCCCGACCGGGCGACGTTCAAACTGGATGTGCGGGCCCAGACCAACGAGGGGATGGATGAGCTGCTGGAAAAGCTGAAACATCTCTTCTACCATGTAGGCAGCTTGACGGAATCGCGAATCGAGTGGAGCCTTCCGGGAGGAGTGCCGGCAGCGACTTTCAATGATGACGCGGCAAAGATCATGCGCGATGCGATCAGCCGCGTGCTGGGCGCCGAGAATGTAGCCTCGCCCTGCATCTCTCCGGGAGGGGAAGACTTCCACTTTTACACGAAGCAGAAGCCGGAAATGGCCGGGACCATGCTTGGATTGGGCTGCGGACTTTACCCGGGACTGCATCATCCGGAAATGAAGTTCGACAAAACGGCCTTGACAGCAGGCGCACAAATATTGGCGACGGCTGTATTGCTGGCCGCTGGCGAAGAGGAGGGGTAA
- a CDS encoding ABC transporter ATP-binding protein gives MQTILQVENLHISFRGEEGDIHPVSGIDFRVHAGETLGIVGESGCGKSVTSLAIMGLLPKGIGRVSEGRIVFQEQILTDMKQTDLQKIRGNEIAMIFQEPMTSLNPVYTVGEQLGEQIRLHLGLGKREAREKAAEMLRMVGIPRAEEIIREYPHQLSGGMRQRVMIAMAMSCDPKLLIADEPTTALDVTIQAQILDLMRELKEKKDTSIVFITHDLGVVAEMCDRVVVMYAGQVIEEAPVRELFQNPQHPYTKGLMASIPSLDQQKRRLSSIRGTVPHPSAMPSGCRFAPRCDFAEQVCRENPPLRSIGSEHKCRCWLAEKGGEEHGAGIAGSA, from the coding sequence ATGCAGACGATCCTCCAGGTAGAGAATTTGCACATTTCCTTTCGCGGGGAAGAAGGAGACATTCATCCGGTCAGCGGCATTGATTTTCGGGTGCATGCCGGTGAGACGCTGGGCATCGTCGGGGAGTCGGGCTGCGGAAAGAGCGTCACCTCCCTGGCGATCATGGGGCTGCTGCCGAAGGGAATCGGGCGAGTCAGCGAAGGGCGAATCGTGTTTCAGGAGCAAATTTTGACGGACATGAAGCAAACCGACCTGCAAAAAATCCGCGGCAACGAGATCGCGATGATCTTTCAGGAGCCGATGACCTCGCTGAATCCGGTGTATACGGTGGGAGAACAGCTGGGGGAGCAGATCCGGCTGCATCTCGGACTGGGCAAACGGGAAGCGCGGGAAAAGGCGGCCGAGATGCTCAGAATGGTAGGGATTCCACGGGCGGAGGAGATTATCAGGGAATACCCCCATCAATTGTCCGGCGGGATGCGGCAGCGGGTCATGATCGCTATGGCGATGTCATGCGATCCGAAGCTGCTGATCGCGGACGAACCGACGACAGCGCTGGACGTGACGATTCAGGCGCAAATTTTGGACTTGATGAGGGAACTAAAGGAAAAGAAAGACACCTCGATCGTTTTTATCACGCACGATTTGGGAGTCGTAGCGGAGATGTGCGACAGGGTCGTCGTCATGTACGCGGGACAGGTAATCGAAGAAGCTCCTGTGCGAGAGCTGTTCCAGAATCCGCAGCATCCGTACACGAAGGGCTTGATGGCTTCCATTCCCTCCCTCGATCAACAGAAGCGGAGGCTAAGCTCCATTCGCGGGACGGTTCCCCATCCATCCGCGATGCCGAGCGGATGCCGCTTCGCTCCTCGCTGCGACTTTGCTGAGCAGGTGTGCCGGGAAAATCCGCCGCTCCGAAGCATTGGATCCGAGCACAAATGCCGCTGCTGGCTTGCAGAGAAAGGAGGGGAGGAGCATGGAGCAGGCATTGCTGGAAGTGCGTGA
- a CDS encoding dipeptide ABC transporter ATP-binding protein, translating to MEQALLEVRDLKKYFPVKGKWFQPTTHVKAVDGVSFAIRKGETVGLVGESGCGKSTTGRALLHLVQPTGGDVIYKDKNLTKLSTSELRVLRRELQIVFQDPYASLDPRMKIRDVLLEPLEIHGIGSRQERLKNVDEILEIVGLGGHYANRYPHEFSGGQRQRIGIARSLILRPSLIVADEPVSALDVSIQSQILNLLQDLQEQFDLTYLFISHDLSVVKHISDRVGVMYLGRLVELAPKEELYAAPAHPYTQALLSAAPVANPDAKPQRIILRGDVPSPANPPSGCAFHTRCPHAMEVCKTARPQLAPVVGQQHWVACHLHAE from the coding sequence ATGGAGCAGGCATTGCTGGAAGTGCGTGACTTAAAAAAATACTTTCCCGTGAAAGGAAAATGGTTTCAGCCGACGACGCACGTCAAGGCAGTGGACGGCGTATCGTTTGCGATCCGAAAGGGAGAGACAGTGGGTCTGGTCGGAGAGAGCGGCTGCGGGAAGTCGACGACCGGACGGGCGCTGCTGCACCTCGTCCAACCGACGGGAGGCGATGTCATTTACAAGGATAAAAATTTGACGAAGCTTTCCACAAGCGAGCTGCGTGTTCTCCGCAGGGAGCTGCAGATTGTCTTCCAGGATCCGTACGCCTCTCTCGATCCTCGGATGAAGATCCGCGATGTCCTGCTGGAACCGTTGGAGATCCACGGCATCGGGAGCCGGCAGGAACGGCTGAAAAATGTGGACGAGATCCTGGAAATTGTCGGGTTGGGCGGACATTATGCCAATCGCTATCCGCACGAGTTCAGTGGTGGACAGCGGCAGCGCATCGGCATCGCGCGTTCGCTGATTTTGCGACCGTCCCTGATTGTTGCCGACGAGCCTGTATCGGCGCTTGACGTTTCCATTCAGTCCCAGATTCTCAATTTGCTGCAGGATTTGCAGGAGCAGTTTGATCTGACCTATCTGTTCATTTCGCATGATTTAAGCGTCGTGAAGCACATCAGCGATCGGGTCGGCGTCATGTATCTGGGGCGGTTGGTTGAGCTTGCTCCAAAGGAGGAGCTGTATGCCGCGCCGGCGCATCCGTACACCCAAGCCTTGCTTTCGGCAGCACCGGTAGCGAATCCGGATGCCAAACCGCAGAGAATCATCCTGAGGGGAGATGTGCCGAGTCCGGCGAATCCGCCAAGCGGCTGCGCCTTCCACACGCGGTGTCCACATGCGATGGAAGTATGCAAAACGGCGCGGCCGCAGCTGGCACCCGTCGTTGGCCAACAACATTGGGTCGCCTGCCATCTGCATGCTGAGTGA
- the yyaC gene encoding spore protease YyaC: MLHYCHYLEKKSVAYLADALIQHYTAHPDYTEIVVVCIGTNRYTGDSLGPIVGSQLLEKLKGQRRVHIYGTLENPVHALNLQKTLSLISQKHGRAYVIAVDACLGQFYKIGTLQVVEEPLQPGVSLDKQLPPIGHIHIKGIINNYGPLNHKVLEHTSLTFVQEMAGVIARILERVAQAIVPQLADEQALPRDSNSQATR; this comes from the coding sequence ATGCTGCATTACTGCCACTACCTAGAGAAAAAATCGGTGGCTTATTTGGCTGATGCACTAATCCAACATTACACAGCCCATCCCGACTATACCGAGATCGTCGTGGTTTGCATCGGGACGAACCGCTATACCGGCGATTCCCTGGGGCCGATCGTCGGCAGCCAGCTGCTGGAAAAGCTGAAAGGACAGCGCCGCGTGCACATATACGGGACGCTGGAGAACCCGGTGCATGCCCTGAATTTGCAAAAGACGCTCTCCTTGATCTCCCAGAAGCACGGCCGGGCCTACGTGATCGCCGTCGATGCCTGCCTCGGGCAATTTTACAAAATCGGCACGCTTCAGGTCGTGGAAGAGCCATTGCAGCCGGGAGTCAGCCTGGACAAACAGCTGCCTCCCATCGGCCACATCCATATCAAGGGGATCATCAACAACTACGGTCCGCTCAACCACAAGGTTCTGGAGCACACGAGCCTCACCTTCGTCCAGGAGATGGCCGGCGTCATCGCCCGTATCCTGGAGCGAGTCGCGCAAGCCATCGTGCCGCAGCTCGCAGACGAACAAGCGCTGCCCAGGGATAGCAACTCGCAGGCTACCAGATAA
- a CDS encoding creatininase family protein, with protein sequence MSTGNAYLLTQMTWPEVQEALRTVKIAVIPLGAHEQHGPHMAESCDAVLAEEMGKRLTEKLYPEAIMTPTINMGVSPHHLHFPGTISLEPTTVIAILRDMMKSLKQHGIRQFLILNAHGGNQATLGVATEMLTRELDVTIYYTKTTASAKDVMDRRLTSKLYGHSCDREVSEALYLAPQLVRKDRLEAADYQEGRWRKLRPGNPLQGFYYYEEMTRNGCIGDATQASYEIGREIVETALERLAHAVKELL encoded by the coding sequence ATGAGTACGGGGAATGCCTATCTGCTGACGCAAATGACGTGGCCGGAGGTGCAGGAGGCGCTGCGAACTGTAAAGATCGCGGTGATCCCGTTGGGCGCGCACGAACAGCACGGTCCGCATATGGCGGAAAGCTGCGATGCTGTACTGGCCGAAGAGATGGGAAAACGGCTGACGGAAAAGCTGTATCCGGAAGCGATCATGACTCCTACGATCAATATGGGCGTGTCGCCGCATCATTTGCATTTTCCCGGGACGATTTCGCTGGAGCCGACGACCGTCATCGCCATTTTGCGCGACATGATGAAATCGCTTAAGCAGCACGGCATCCGGCAGTTTCTGATCTTGAACGCCCACGGGGGCAATCAGGCTACGCTCGGAGTGGCGACAGAGATGCTTACCCGGGAGCTCGATGTCACGATCTACTATACGAAAACGACCGCCTCCGCCAAGGATGTCATGGATCGGCGGCTCACGTCAAAGCTGTACGGCCATAGCTGCGACCGGGAAGTGTCGGAAGCGCTGTATTTGGCTCCTCAGCTCGTGCGCAAGGATCGGCTGGAGGCGGCCGACTATCAGGAAGGCCGGTGGAGGAAGCTGCGCCCAGGCAACCCGCTGCAAGGCTTTTACTATTATGAAGAAATGACGCGCAATGGATGTATCGGCGATGCGACCCAGGCGAGCTACGAGATCGGACGGGAGATTGTGGAGACTGCTTTGGAGCGTTTGGCTCATGCCGTCAAAGAACTGCTGTAG
- a CDS encoding iron-containing redox enzyme family protein, whose protein sequence is MAETLTKPTLMSKEEFRHALEQAIEGNAVAKAPFTTMWANGELKKEHFAAWVEQHYAYVGPFAEYLAYIYANCPHEDARDFLLQNMWEEELGGDRHTDLLIRFGEACGTTRERIESMQHLLPETIGLQSWCYRMAFRENFLFATAALVVGLESQVPAIYRRQTPTLREKYGFTDEEVEFFDLHIVSDEIHGERGYQIVLEYARTPEDQQRCIEIVKEATKMRRMYIAAISREFCLE, encoded by the coding sequence ATGGCAGAAACGTTGACGAAACCCACATTGATGAGCAAAGAAGAATTCCGTCACGCACTGGAGCAAGCGATTGAAGGAAATGCGGTTGCAAAAGCGCCTTTCACGACCATGTGGGCAAACGGGGAATTGAAAAAGGAACACTTTGCTGCCTGGGTCGAACAGCATTACGCGTACGTCGGACCCTTTGCAGAATATCTCGCCTACATTTACGCGAACTGCCCGCATGAAGACGCCAGAGACTTCCTGCTGCAAAACATGTGGGAGGAAGAGCTGGGGGGCGACCGCCACACCGACTTGCTCATCCGCTTCGGCGAAGCCTGCGGCACGACCCGCGAGCGCATCGAATCGATGCAGCACCTCCTGCCGGAGACGATCGGCCTGCAGTCGTGGTGCTACCGGATGGCGTTCCGGGAAAACTTCCTGTTCGCCACGGCGGCGCTGGTCGTCGGTCTGGAATCCCAAGTGCCGGCGATCTATCGCAGACAGACCCCGACTCTCCGCGAGAAATACGGCTTCACTGACGAGGAAGTGGAATTTTTCGACCTGCACATCGTCTCCGATGAAATTCACGGCGAACGCGGCTACCAGATCGTTCTGGAATACGCAAGAACGCCGGAAGATCAGCAGCGCTGCATCGAAATCGTGAAGGAAGCGACGAAAATGCGCAGGATGTACATCGCGGCGATCTCTCGCGAATTTTGTCTGGAATAG